The following are encoded in a window of Mycoplasmopsis verecunda genomic DNA:
- a CDS encoding GA module-containing protein encodes MKLKKTLFPLLGTTIILAPIAISASCDNNNSIVEDKQKANEKIDAFTYIKDESKAKFKKSIENSKTKDEINSILSQAAAEDIANKTDFLKSELNKVLDKNPIFKDASLFNSAEALDKLKGQDYRKYLVFDELNKQVLDYTITNTPTKKAPLEAGKTYTINLKVKVFVKEQPEISFEKDYTLSGFTNTIQEINNLSKLQKFIETASLQVANKPIEELQNSDITINTTTPEEKDIKIDIASYGLSADKKILNVVLQFSLVSDPETMIEKTFSVKWNNAKFVKLENTVEVKKALDLSLADIQVKYDISEKPMKEVFASWAKEDKILADKYDDSNFTFSVKPNSLRPHFDVVKEKFKDIKVNNLSLDIKLTSKSNPEISGTKSVTITGFRVPAALRNPNPATISNNTTTDVATGTIVYNENVLELYTDSKASVTQYIKLELPKIPDNLSKEEEYFRKDVLNLRNKMIQNLFIERGKVKIIKPGITNQHKVYISRIIFRLDSLYLGVTPYAKEYLELFDGPVIKDITDKKGTYVENVNYIIYVANRTIKNGNT; translated from the coding sequence ATGAAGCTAAAGAAAACTCTATTTCCACTATTGGGTACAACAATTATACTAGCACCGATTGCTATTTCGGCAAGTTGTGATAATAATAATTCAATAGTCGAAGACAAACAAAAAGCTAATGAAAAAATTGATGCTTTCACATATATCAAGGATGAGTCAAAAGCAAAATTTAAGAAATCAATTGAAAATTCAAAAACAAAAGATGAAATTAATTCTATTTTAAGTCAAGCTGCAGCTGAAGATATTGCTAATAAAACTGATTTCCTTAAAAGTGAATTAAATAAAGTTTTAGATAAAAATCCTATTTTTAAAGATGCTTCTTTATTTAATTCCGCAGAAGCTTTAGATAAATTAAAAGGTCAAGATTACAGAAAATACTTAGTTTTTGATGAACTAAATAAACAAGTTTTAGACTATACCATAACAAATACACCAACTAAAAAAGCTCCATTAGAAGCTGGAAAGACATATACCATTAATTTAAAAGTTAAAGTTTTTGTTAAAGAACAACCTGAAATATCATTTGAAAAGGATTACACATTATCTGGTTTTACAAATACCATTCAAGAAATTAATAACTTATCTAAGTTACAAAAATTTATTGAAACAGCTTCATTACAAGTAGCAAATAAACCTATTGAAGAATTACAAAATAGTGATATTACAATTAATACTACTACACCAGAAGAAAAAGATATTAAAATTGATATTGCTAGCTATGGATTATCAGCTGATAAGAAAATATTAAATGTTGTATTACAATTCTCATTAGTTTCAGATCCTGAAACTATGATAGAAAAAACATTTTCAGTTAAATGAAATAATGCAAAATTTGTTAAATTAGAAAATACAGTTGAAGTGAAAAAAGCATTAGATTTATCATTAGCTGATATACAAGTTAAATATGATATAAGTGAAAAGCCAATGAAAGAAGTGTTTGCTTCATGAGCAAAAGAAGACAAAATTCTTGCTGATAAATATGATGATTCTAATTTCACATTTTCAGTTAAACCAAATTCATTAAGACCACATTTTGATGTTGTTAAAGAAAAATTTAAAGATATAAAAGTTAATAATTTAAGCTTAGATATTAAATTAACTTCTAAATCTAATCCTGAAATATCTGGAACTAAATCAGTTACAATTACTGGATTTAGAGTTCCTGCTGCATTAAGAAACCCAAATCCAGCAACTATTTCTAATAATACAACAACAGATGTAGCCACAGGAACAATTGTTTACAATGAAAATGTTTTAGAACTATATACTGATAGCAAGGCAAGTGTTACACAATATATTAAATTAGAATTACCTAAAATTCCCGATAATTTAAGTAAAGAAGAAGAATACTTTAGAAAAGATGTCTTGAACCTTAGAAATAAAATGATTCAAAATTTATTTATTGAAAGAGGAAAAGTTAAAATTATTAAACCAGGAATAACAAATCAACATAAGGTATATATTTCAAGAATTATATTTAGACTTGATTCATTATATCTAGGTGTAACACCTTATGCAAAAGAATATCTTGAATTATTTGATGGACCAGTAATTAAAGACATTACAGATAAAAAGGGTACATATGTAGAAAATGTAAATTACATTATATATGTGGCTAATAGAACAATCAAGAACGGTAATACATAA
- a CDS encoding ABC transporter ATP-binding protein, producing the protein MSQKPYYETKRSFLFFKKNMIRFNTPGVDGMLEVPEGKELLVTLRNVDITYGIGAKAFRAVSDMNLNIYKGEVLGLVGESGSGKSTIGRAIIGLTPHSFGQIKILDKVLPKKMTRGFKTGKALKEYKAIENFMVNKVQMIFQDPANSLNPHKNVEAVVSEGLSNTKNAKEIYLFNIDQDVVKEIYTKWLNKNSYKQFYGQYKEILDKHVAENEKVAYQALYIDFLNDISKINSLNEAIEYLTKAKEHRDELNKLTEVDCKKILVRDILKSVGLDDSVLKRYPLEFSGGQQQRIGISRAVVIRPSLLIADEPISALDVSIQAQVVNIFNDLKEKYNLTILFIAHDLRMVEYISDRIAVMNRGRLLEIGTTDEIMNHSLHPYTKSLLEAVPSIEGEKGSLIGYTYNPAIHGYTFLKQPQWIKVNKDHYILATPEELDEWRKGIYK; encoded by the coding sequence ATGTCACAAAAACCTTATTATGAAACTAAAAGAAGCTTCCTTTTCTTTAAAAAGAATATGATTCGTTTTAATACACCAGGAGTTGATGGGATGCTTGAAGTTCCTGAAGGAAAAGAACTTCTAGTAACATTAAGAAATGTTGATATTACTTATGGCATTGGTGCTAAAGCCTTTCGTGCTGTTTCAGACATGAACTTAAATATTTATAAAGGTGAAGTTTTAGGTCTGGTTGGTGAATCAGGTTCAGGAAAAAGTACTATAGGTAGAGCAATAATTGGATTAACTCCACATAGTTTTGGTCAAATTAAAATACTTGACAAAGTATTACCTAAAAAAATGACTAGAGGATTTAAAACCGGTAAAGCTCTAAAAGAATATAAAGCTATTGAAAACTTTATGGTTAATAAAGTTCAAATGATTTTCCAAGACCCCGCTAACTCATTAAACCCACATAAAAATGTTGAAGCAGTTGTGTCTGAAGGATTATCAAATACTAAAAATGCCAAAGAAATTTACTTATTTAATATTGATCAAGATGTTGTTAAAGAAATTTACACAAAATGATTAAATAAGAACTCTTATAAACAATTTTATGGACAATATAAAGAAATACTTGATAAACATGTAGCTGAAAATGAAAAAGTTGCATATCAAGCTTTATACATTGATTTTTTAAATGATATTTCAAAAATTAATTCATTAAATGAAGCTATTGAATATTTAACTAAAGCAAAAGAACACAGGGATGAATTAAATAAATTAACAGAAGTTGATTGTAAAAAAATATTAGTTCGTGATATTTTAAAATCTGTTGGTTTAGATGATTCTGTTTTAAAACGTTATCCACTTGAATTCTCTGGTGGTCAACAACAACGCATAGGAATTTCTCGTGCTGTTGTTATTAGACCTTCACTTCTCATTGCTGACGAGCCAATTTCAGCACTTGACGTGTCTATTCAAGCACAAGTTGTTAATATTTTTAATGATCTTAAAGAAAAATATAATTTAACAATTCTTTTTATAGCGCATGACTTACGTATGGTGGAATATATTTCGGATCGTATAGCCGTTATGAATAGAGGTAGATTATTAGAAATTGGAACAACAGATGAAATTATGAATCATTCATTACACCCTTATACAAAATCTCTTCTTGAAGCTGTTCCTTCTATTGAAGGAGAAAAAGGAAGCTTAATTGGTTATACATATAATCCAGCTATTCACGGTTATACATTCTTAAAACAACCACAATGAATTAAGGTAAATAAAGATCATTATATTTTAGCTACACCAGAAGAACTAGATGAGTGAAGAAAAGGAATATATAAATAA
- a CDS encoding ABC transporter ATP-binding protein gives MKKTNVLSNDEKNILKRQKEIQKARANSTKNSFWKKLGKKITVYLANKFSFFSSKNYMFDWEEFEKNVEYKVLPDGEKVKIAAEIKDVQLSFTNPSRPGEKNKVLRGPSIQIYEGKVHAIIGESGSGKSVITSLLYGLTGDNAVIDSGEVKLYNNNVEKFTFRDWEKSHYRGRVVSAVFQNPMSTLNPTMKVGNQIMEGMLVNKVVKNKKEAYQRAVQFLKLTKISDPEAVMKLYPHEMSGGMIQRVVIAAIVALEPKILVMDEPTTALDPTVQALVLDIIKDLQQKLKLSIVFITHDLGVVASISDFISIMYAGQIIEEGTAKEILKYPQHPYTWGLILSMPDVNKGDRLATIRGSVPSNLNNIVGDAFAVRNDYALGIDFEEEPKFYWLSPTHRVKSALLDERAPEYNPPKHISNLWKEFLAKSK, from the coding sequence ATGAAAAAAACAAATGTTTTATCAAATGATGAAAAAAATATTTTAAAAAGACAAAAAGAAATTCAAAAAGCTCGTGCAAATTCGACAAAAAATAGTTTCTGAAAGAAATTGGGCAAAAAAATTACTGTTTATTTAGCCAATAAATTTTCATTTTTCTCATCTAAGAACTATATGTTTGATTGAGAAGAATTTGAAAAAAATGTTGAGTACAAAGTTTTACCAGATGGTGAAAAAGTAAAAATCGCTGCTGAAATTAAAGATGTTCAATTATCATTTACAAATCCATCTCGTCCTGGAGAAAAAAATAAAGTTCTTCGTGGGCCATCAATTCAAATTTACGAAGGAAAGGTTCATGCTATTATTGGTGAATCTGGTTCTGGTAAATCAGTTATAACTTCATTACTATATGGATTAACTGGAGATAATGCAGTTATTGATAGTGGAGAAGTTAAACTTTATAACAATAATGTAGAAAAATTTACTTTTAGAGATTGAGAAAAATCTCACTACCGAGGAAGAGTTGTTTCAGCTGTTTTTCAAAACCCAATGTCTACATTAAATCCAACAATGAAAGTTGGAAATCAAATAATGGAAGGGATGTTGGTTAATAAAGTTGTTAAGAATAAAAAAGAAGCTTATCAAAGAGCTGTGCAATTCTTAAAATTAACCAAAATTTCTGATCCTGAAGCTGTTATGAAATTATACCCACATGAAATGTCTGGTGGTATGATTCAACGGGTTGTTATAGCTGCTATTGTTGCTCTTGAACCTAAAATTTTAGTTATGGATGAGCCAACAACTGCTCTTGACCCTACAGTTCAAGCATTAGTTTTAGATATTATTAAAGATTTACAACAAAAACTTAAACTATCTATTGTTTTCATTACTCACGATTTAGGAGTTGTTGCTTCGATAAGTGATTTCATTTCAATTATGTATGCCGGTCAAATAATTGAAGAAGGTACTGCAAAAGAAATTTTAAAATATCCACAACATCCATATACTTGAGGTTTAATTTTAAGTATGCCTGATGTTAATAAAGGTGATCGGTTAGCTACAATTAGAGGTTCTGTACCTTCTAATTTAAACAATATCGTTGGAGATGCTTTTGCAGTTAGAAATGATTATGCCTTAGGAATCGATTTTGAAGAAGAACCAAAATTCTATTGATTATCACCTACACATAGAGTAAAATCAGCTCTACTTGATGAGAGAGCACCTGAATATAATCCACCGAAACATATTTCAAATTTATGAAAGGAGTTTTTAGCAAAGTCTAAATAA